GTAAGGAACGCTTGCAAGAAGTAGAATCACCCAAATAGAATAGTTTACGTTATCCACCAGAAGAGTGTATCCCATAGAAGAGTCGCTAATACCCAATGCACCCTGGATAGCTACCATATTGGCTGTGCCGCCAATCCAGCTTCCAGCTAAAGCTCCCCAGGTCTTCCACGATTCTCCAGGGAAACCATTTTTCATGAGGAAAAACATCACTACGAAGCCTATCATGATGGTAAAAGTCGCAGAAAAGAAACCAATAAGCATGCGAGGCCCTAATTTGAGAATCTTTCTTATGTCGCACCGTAATAACATGATAAAAATCATTGCGGGGATAAGATTTCCTCTTATTACTCGGTAGGTAGCCTTGATACTGTCATTGTTCTCCCATAGACCGAAGGTAGCAAAGATCATACAAGAAACGTAGAGAATGACAGGAGTTGGTACATACTTAAAAAAGGTAGAGTTCTTGTACTTCATTTCTAAGGTTGAAACGATTCCTGCGAAGCAAAACAAGAAAGCAAAATACGCGAAACCCTGGGTTATCACTGCAACCCCTCCTCAAAATGAAATATTAGGCCTATATTTAGAGCCTTTACATAAAAAAATCCAGCAGCTGCCGACGCATATACGCCGGTAACCGCTGGATTTCATCCCCTGACATCCGTGAGCCAAACTCAAACGAACTTAAGGACGAAGCAGCCTTTCCCTATTAAACTTTCTTTAAGGCGGTAACCTCTTTATACTTTTTTATTGCATCTCGGTATGCTGCTATAATAGCTTTTTGGGAAGACCCGAAATATCGTGTCAGAACATTTGAAACAATTACTTCTTCATCCTGAACAAGACGGCGCCCTAAAAAGACCTCCTGAACAAACCTCTCTGTTACTTTAAGAGTCATGGAAACGCCACAATCAATAATTTCCTCACTGTCTTTCAACAGAATGAAAGATATGAAGAAAGCTCCAAATTGCTGATTGATCGGATTAAAACTTGTTGTTTGCGAATTCCCCACTATAAGGATGGAATTCTCCGGATATTTAACATAATTTGACATGATGAAATTCTATCATGTTCTAATAAAATTTGTCTACCTTCGCCCCGGAGCATTAGATTTTATACAAAAAAAGGGGGAAACTGCATATTTGCAGCTTCCCCCTTATCTAAAATGGTCGGGGCGAAAGGATTCGAACCTTCGACCCCCTGCTCCCAAAGCAGGTGCGCTAACCAGACTGCGCTACGCCCCGGTTTAAGCACTGGTGGAGCTGGGGGGATTTGAACCCCCGGCCTCTTCCGTGCGAAGGAAGCGCGCTCCCCCTGCGCTACAGCCCCACATGATCAACGGCGAATATTGTAATGATCGCAGCAGCACTTGTCAAGCTTTTAGCGGAATACTTGCTCTCGCGATAGTTTGTATCTATTATTCTATTATAAAAAGAAAGGAAAATATATCATGATATATGGAGCAGAATTTGTACATCAATGGGCAGAAGAACTTGATGAAATCCTTTCTGGCCAACGCCTTTTTCGGGTAGAGGGAGCTGAAAATTGGCTAGCGATGCGGTTTTCTTCTATTCCCCTTTCACTATTTATAAGCTGGCATCCTCAAAGTTCTGGATGCTGCCTTCTCAGTGAAAATGAGCTTGATCAGGTAAAACGTTTTTCGGACGGCAAACACAGGTTCGTAGATGCACTGAAAAGCCATGTGGTCAAAGGAGAAGTAACTGCCGTAAAGCAGGTGGATTATGACAGGATCATCGCTCTCAACTTTTCACGTAAGGTTGGGGCCGGTTTCGATGTCGAGAGAACACTGATTTTAGAGTTTATGGATAGGAATAGCAATATTATCCTTCTCGATGAAAACAAAGTGATCATTGACTGTGTAAAACATATTCATCCTGAGATAAACCGCTACAGAACCATTGTGCCATCTCACCCCTATGTGACGCCGCCTCCCCTGCAGGGACCGTCTCCATTAGAACTGTCGCCAGAGGCATCTCTTGAAGATATGATGCAGGTGAAAGGCATTGGCCGAGGGCTGAGATCTTATATGAAAGACTACTGGCACCATCTTTCCCCATTTGAGTGGGCTGTAAACATTCGAAAGATATATGAAGAAACGAAGCCTTCAAAAGGCCTCATACAGAAGCACAACAGTTATATAACAATATTTCCCCTTTCCTTGGAAGATATGGCATCTGTGGGGGAAAACAAGGCCCTTATAGCGTCAAAGATGTTTGTGGTTGATCCCTTTATTCGTGACAGAAGCGAACGGATAAAAAAAGAAACAATGAAAATTGTAAAGCGGGAGATAAAGTCACTTGAACGGCATCTTAAAGGAGTTGAGAAGCAAAAAAACGAATCACTAAAGGCGACATGGTACAGAACATGTGGGGAATTGTTGCTAGCCAACCTTTACTCTATTTCATCCAGAGCCGATAACGTGTCTCTTTCGGGATGGAATGACGAAGGGGAAATAACTGTGGAGATTCCACTAGATCCCAATAGATCTGCTTCAGATAATGCTTCTCTCTATTTTAAGAAATACAAGAAGGCAAAAGGCGATCTTGAAGAGATAGAACAGAATATAACAGCGCTTGAGGGGCGCATATCAGAACTTGAGGATCAGTTAGAAATTATAGAGGAGCTAGAGATTCCGTCTCTTATAGATACTCTTTGTCGTGATATTCGAGAATGGTTGGCACCTGCTAAGAAGAAAAAGGGGAAGAAAGCAAAGAAAGAAGCGACGCGACCACCTCATCTTCGCTTGTTTTATGAAGATGCCATTCTTCTTGTAGGACTTAATGCCAGAGGAAACCGTTACGTAACATTCCAAGAGGCGTCTCAGGAAGATATCTGGCTTCATGTTCACGAATTGCCTGGCTCCCATGTAGTTATTAAACGGCCAGAAGGAACAAAGGAAGATTTGGAGGGTACAGATTTGCTGACGTTAGCGGCATCACTGGCCGCGTTCTTTAGTAAAGGCCGCCATTCAACAAGGGTTCAGGTGGATTATACGGAACGAAAACATGTGCGCCATATTTCCGGCAGCGGTATAGCTCATGTAACCTATACCCACCCTGAAACGATTATTATTGACCCTGACCTGTGGAAAGAATATTTTTCAGAAAAAGAGATAATTCCTGAGGGAGACAGGCTCTGAAACTCATTCGACTTCCATTTATGGGATGATCAAAAGCCAATTTCCATGCATGAAGAAACATCCTGCCTGGTGTTCTTTGCAGACTTTGTTTTGTGCCGTAGAGGCCATCGCCCACAATAGGGCACCCCCTATGTTTGAGGTGCACCCGAATCTGATGGGTACGGCCTGTATGAAGGGTGCATTCAATAAAGCTATACTTTTGGTGTGTCCAGAGAATGCGATATTCTGTCAATGCAGGGCGCCCCGTGTCTGTTACTGTCATCATGAGTCTGTTCCGTTGGCTTCGACCTATGGGTTCTTCTATAAAGCCTGCGGCCTTTCGAAGTTTTCCGCAGCTGAGAGCAAGGTATTTTTTCTCCACAGAGCGGCTTCGAAACTGGTTTTGGAGGTTCTGTAAGATCTTTGGGGTTCGAGCAACAACAAGAAGGCCAGAGGTGCCGCTGTCGAGGCGATGGACAATTCCTGGGCGAACCTCTTCATCGAATTTTCTCATGTCTCGGTATTTATACAATAAGCCATGGACAAGGGTCCCATGCCAGTTGCCGGGAGCAGGATGAACAACGAGGCCTGCTGGTTTATTGACAACAATAATATAGGGGTCTTCGTAAATGATCCCGAATTTTACCGGTTCTGGCTCAATTTCCAGAGTTTCAGCAGGGGGAACCACTATATGTATAGCCATTTCTGCCGTAACTTTAAGGGCAGGTTTCAGAGCGCGTCGAATTCCTGAAATTTCCACGTTGCCCAGACGAATCAGTTTTTGAACGTAGCTTCGAGTCAGACCAAGCTCTTCGGCAAGGAACGCATCAATTCGCTTGCCTTCTTCATCCCCTTGTGGTGTAAGGGTAACTTTATGTTCTATGTTTTCTTCCTGCTCTTCGAAAAATTCGCCACGTTCTTTGTCTACCATTTTTATCCCTTTTCTAAAAAACAGGGGCGGAAACGAGCTCCGCCCCTTGGCATTGTTAGTCTTTTATTACTTCGGCACAGCGAGGACACAGTCCCCGAGCATCTACATCCTCTGAGTATTTCCAGCAACGAGGGCATTTTTCTCCCTTCGCCTTGTCCACTGCCACAGTCAAACCTGTTTCTTCATCTTGCCATGTAATGGCCAGATTTCCAGTTTCTTCTACCCATTTAAAGTCAGAAACAATAGCAAACATGCCCCACTCTTCTGGAGTGAAAAGGGAATGGTCATAGTCTTTTGATATCTTAACTTCCACCCTTGCTTCAAGGGAATGTCCAATAATGTCCGACGTTCTTGCTGACTCAAGGGCACGGCTGACAGCTCCTCTGACCGTTAGCACCCGATCCCATTTATCTTCGAGTTCTGGTGCAATATGTTTTTTTTCAATTTCAGGCCAGTCTGAAAGGAATACGCTTTCTGGAAGACGGGCGTCTATCTTTATCATTTCCTGCCAGATCTCTTCTGCAGTGAAGCTGAGAATAGGTGCCAACATGCGGGTCAATGTAAGGAGAACTTGCCACATAGCTGTCTGGCAGCCTCGCCTTGATATTGAATCCGTTTCATCTGCATAGAGGCGGTCTTTGCTTACATCGAGGAAGAAGGAGCTCAGCTCTGTAACGCAGAACTGGTGAATTACAAATGTAGGCACATGGAATTCATATTCGTCGAAGCCATGGGTCGCTCGATCTACAACTTGATTCAATTTCGATAAAATCCATTTATCGATTTCAAGAAGCTCATTATAAGGAACTGTGTCTTTCGCTGGATCAAAATCCACAAGGTTGCCAAGAAGATAACGAGCCGTATTACGAATGCGGCGATAAGACTCTGTGAGGCTCTTGATAATACCTTCTGAGATTCGGATATCGTTTCTGTAGTCTGTAGAGGCCACCCAAAGTCTTAGTATATCTGCACCATATTTGTCTACCACTTCCTGAGGACGAACGACGTTCCCAAGGGATTTAGACATCTTTTTCCCTTCCCCGTCAACAATAAATCCGTGAGTGAGAACATTTCTATATGGGGCCTTTTTACGTATCGCAACTGATGTCAAGAGCGATGTCTGGAACCAACCGCGATGCTGGTCGCTTCCTTCCAGGTACATGTCAGCAGGCCATTTAAGTTCAGGTCTTGTTTCTAGAACTGAAAAATGGCTTACGCCTGAATCGAACCATACGTCCATAATGTTGGTATCTTTCACAAGATGGCGGCTTCCGCAAGTCGGGCACTGCGCCAGGTTTCCAAGAAGCTCTTCAGGGGACAGTTTCCACCAGACACTTGATCCCTCTTCTTTCACTTTAGCCTGAACAGCCCGGATCAATTCGGGTTTGAGGATGAGTTCGCCACATTCCTTACAGTAAAATGCTGGAATCGGAACACCCCATACTCGCTGTCTGCTGATGCACCAGTCGGAACGGTCTCGTACCATGTTGTAAATGCGATCCTTTCCCCAGTCAGGAATCCAACGTACACCCTTCTCAATAATGTCGAGGGTTTCCTGCCTGAACTTGGAAACAGCTATGAACCATTGCTCTGTAGACCTGAATATAATGGGACGTTTACATCTCCAGCAATGGGGATAGGAGTGTTTGATTTTAACCTTTCCAAGGAGTCTTCCGGTTTC
This region of Aminobacterium colombiense DSM 12261 genomic DNA includes:
- the ileS gene encoding isoleucine--tRNA ligase, whose translation is MATDYKDTLKLPQTSFPMRANLAKREPEYLDFWKDIDIYHKMLKKQEGKESFILHDGPPYANGNIHIGTAFNKILKDFIPKYKIMKGYYSPYVPGWDTHGLPIELHVLKSHGITKDAIDPVELREKCTKYAYEYLDIQRNEFIRLGVVGDWENPYVTLHSEYEAAQLGAFADMVELGLVYKGHKPVYWCTDCQTALAAAEIEYWDETSPSIFVAYSMPEIGDSIEVLKGRDVNVVVWTTTPWTLPASMAVALGPGYDYVFVESGDKVYLLAEALLEAVTKEIGLEFGEILFRCKGRELEHAKAIHPFYPDRTTPLLLADYVMLDTGTGCVHTAPGHGVEDYETGVRYGIEIYNPVDGSGYFLPKTPIVGGLSLDDGANKVLALLAETGRLLGKVKIKHSYPHCWRCKRPIIFRSTEQWFIAVSKFRQETLDIIEKGVRWIPDWGKDRIYNMVRDRSDWCISRQRVWGVPIPAFYCKECGELILKPELIRAVQAKVKEEGSSVWWKLSPEELLGNLAQCPTCGSRHLVKDTNIMDVWFDSGVSHFSVLETRPELKWPADMYLEGSDQHRGWFQTSLLTSVAIRKKAPYRNVLTHGFIVDGEGKKMSKSLGNVVRPQEVVDKYGADILRLWVASTDYRNDIRISEGIIKSLTESYRRIRNTARYLLGNLVDFDPAKDTVPYNELLEIDKWILSKLNQVVDRATHGFDEYEFHVPTFVIHQFCVTELSSFFLDVSKDRLYADETDSISRRGCQTAMWQVLLTLTRMLAPILSFTAEEIWQEMIKIDARLPESVFLSDWPEIEKKHIAPELEDKWDRVLTVRGAVSRALESARTSDIIGHSLEARVEVKISKDYDHSLFTPEEWGMFAIVSDFKWVEETGNLAITWQDEETGLTVAVDKAKGEKCPRCWKYSEDVDARGLCPRCAEVIKD
- a CDS encoding RluA family pseudouridine synthase, which translates into the protein MVDKERGEFFEEQEENIEHKVTLTPQGDEEGKRIDAFLAEELGLTRSYVQKLIRLGNVEISGIRRALKPALKVTAEMAIHIVVPPAETLEIEPEPVKFGIIYEDPYIIVVNKPAGLVVHPAPGNWHGTLVHGLLYKYRDMRKFDEEVRPGIVHRLDSGTSGLLVVARTPKILQNLQNQFRSRSVEKKYLALSCGKLRKAAGFIEEPIGRSQRNRLMMTVTDTGRPALTEYRILWTHQKYSFIECTLHTGRTHQIRVHLKHRGCPIVGDGLYGTKQSLQRTPGRMFLHAWKLAFDHPINGSRMSFRACLPQELSLFLKNILSTGQGQ
- a CDS encoding DUF3870 domain-containing protein codes for the protein MSNYVKYPENSILIVGNSQTTSFNPINQQFGAFFISFILLKDSEEIIDCGVSMTLKVTERFVQEVFLGRRLVQDEEVIVSNVLTRYFGSSQKAIIAAYRDAIKKYKEVTALKKV
- a CDS encoding Rqc2 family fibronectin-binding protein, which gives rise to MIYGAEFVHQWAEELDEILSGQRLFRVEGAENWLAMRFSSIPLSLFISWHPQSSGCCLLSENELDQVKRFSDGKHRFVDALKSHVVKGEVTAVKQVDYDRIIALNFSRKVGAGFDVERTLILEFMDRNSNIILLDENKVIIDCVKHIHPEINRYRTIVPSHPYVTPPPLQGPSPLELSPEASLEDMMQVKGIGRGLRSYMKDYWHHLSPFEWAVNIRKIYEETKPSKGLIQKHNSYITIFPLSLEDMASVGENKALIASKMFVVDPFIRDRSERIKKETMKIVKREIKSLERHLKGVEKQKNESLKATWYRTCGELLLANLYSISSRADNVSLSGWNDEGEITVEIPLDPNRSASDNASLYFKKYKKAKGDLEEIEQNITALEGRISELEDQLEIIEELEIPSLIDTLCRDIREWLAPAKKKKGKKAKKEATRPPHLRLFYEDAILLVGLNARGNRYVTFQEASQEDIWLHVHELPGSHVVIKRPEGTKEDLEGTDLLTLAASLAAFFSKGRHSTRVQVDYTERKHVRHISGSGIAHVTYTHPETIIIDPDLWKEYFSEKEIIPEGDRL